A genomic window from Paenibacillus sp. FSL K6-0276 includes:
- a CDS encoding YdhK family protein, with translation MKKQLYLFIIAAALTLSACGNDNSYGNKISSNDTQMEHSSHSSSGEVPDHLKVAENPTFKVGSQAIIQTNHMEGMKGATATIVGAFDTTAYIVSYRPTTGGFPVTNHKWIIHEEIKKSANKPYESGSEVVMEADHMKDMKGATAQINAAEQTTVYMIDYKPTTGGDEVKNHKWVTEVSFQL, from the coding sequence ATGAAAAAGCAATTATATCTATTCATAATCGCAGCTGCTCTCACTCTAAGCGCATGTGGCAATGATAATAGCTATGGCAATAAGATATCCTCAAACGATACACAAATGGAACATTCCTCACACTCTAGTTCAGGTGAAGTACCTGATCATTTGAAGGTGGCAGAGAATCCAACTTTTAAAGTTGGAAGTCAAGCGATCATCCAAACGAACCATATGGAAGGTATGAAGGGGGCTACAGCAACAATAGTTGGAGCTTTTGATACCACAGCGTATATCGTTTCTTATAGACCCACAACAGGCGGATTTCCAGTTACAAATCACAAGTGGATTATTCATGAAGAAATCAAAAAGTCAGCCAATAAACCCTATGAATCAGGCTCAGAAGTCGTGATGGAAGCAGACCATATGAAAGATATGAAAGGTGCAACGGCTCAAATTAACGCAGCGGAACAAACCACGGTATATATGATTGATTACAAGCCTACTACAGGTGGAGATGAAGTGAAAAATCATAAGTGGGTAACAGAAGTGAGCTTTCAGCTATAA
- a CDS encoding CD3324 family protein encodes MKYVNADTVFPKELLHEIQKYINGGMVYVPKPEELHVKWGEKSGSRKYLKSRNIEIYLKFAGGATVDQLSSEYCLSKDSIKKIVYTKK; translated from the coding sequence ATGAAATATGTAAATGCAGATACAGTCTTCCCAAAAGAGTTACTACATGAAATACAGAAATATATAAATGGTGGTATGGTCTACGTTCCAAAGCCTGAAGAATTGCATGTGAAATGGGGAGAGAAGTCAGGGAGTAGAAAATATTTGAAATCAAGAAATATTGAGATATACCTGAAGTTTGCTGGTGGTGCAACCGTTGACCAGCTCTCAAGTGAATACTGTCTTTCTAAGGATAGTATTAAGAAGATCGTTTATACTAAAAAATAG
- a CDS encoding IS30 family transposase has protein sequence MGYTHLSITERSKLEVLYGLGWSSRAIGAELGRHHSVIARERKRGGKGNTYLAETAQIAYSERRQGSKSTGRFTAELAGEINEKLRLTWSPEQIAEQRRASGQPFVCFKTIYRWLYAGRLVAGEVKVLRHKGKRRKPLETRGRFLVGKTISQRPKGVRKRDSFGHWELDTVVSSRGKSRACAATFIERKTRMYLAVKMPDRTAHSMEIAFGVVASQYPQETFRTATADRGKEFACYSALEAFHGLDVYFADPYSSWQRGSNENGNGLLREFFPKGHDFAQVSDEELAHALDLINHRPRKCLGWKSAHESFMSEVSHLA, from the coding sequence ATGGGTTACACTCATCTTAGCATAACGGAGCGAAGCAAACTAGAAGTACTATACGGATTGGGATGGTCTAGTCGAGCGATTGGGGCAGAACTTGGACGTCATCACTCCGTCATTGCCAGAGAACGGAAGCGAGGAGGCAAGGGAAATACCTATCTTGCTGAGACCGCTCAGATCGCGTATAGCGAACGTCGACAAGGGAGTAAGTCGACAGGTCGTTTCACCGCGGAACTGGCCGGAGAGATCAATGAGAAACTCCGACTTACCTGGTCGCCCGAGCAGATTGCTGAACAGCGTAGAGCCAGTGGTCAACCCTTCGTATGCTTCAAGACGATCTACCGTTGGCTATATGCAGGTCGTCTGGTTGCAGGCGAAGTAAAGGTGCTACGGCATAAGGGTAAACGACGTAAACCACTGGAGACACGTGGTCGATTCCTCGTGGGGAAAACCATTAGTCAACGGCCAAAGGGAGTACGAAAGAGAGATTCCTTCGGGCACTGGGAACTAGATACGGTGGTTTCCAGCCGAGGAAAAAGCCGTGCTTGTGCCGCGACCTTTATCGAGCGCAAGACACGGATGTATCTGGCCGTAAAGATGCCCGACCGTACCGCTCATTCGATGGAGATCGCCTTTGGTGTTGTGGCTAGCCAGTATCCGCAAGAAACTTTCCGAACGGCTACTGCGGATCGAGGAAAGGAATTCGCCTGCTATAGCGCTCTGGAAGCCTTTCATGGACTGGATGTCTACTTTGCTGATCCCTACTCGTCCTGGCAACGAGGGTCTAACGAGAATGGCAACGGACTCCTTCGAGAGTTCTTTCCCAAAGGCCATGATTTTGCACAAGTTTCAGATGAGGAGCTTGCCCACGCCCTAGATCTCATCAACCACCGCCCCCGGAAATGTCTGGGGTGGAAGTCTGCTCACGAATCTTTCATGTCCGAAGTGTCGCACTTAGCTTGA
- a CDS encoding GNAT family N-acetyltransferase: MNITVTLTDSTTKFVINNLYPLYLHDLSEIWGSLPNQYGVYEDNETQTLNEQNKVFDIWWEKPGILYPYLIKENEIPVGFALVATPPYAPPNCEFYLNEFFILRPFRGKGIAEFAAKEVFNIHMGKWELQTNPTATNMRAQHFWRKTLKEYTSDSFQEECRKSFDDELKMIFNFNNGLG; encoded by the coding sequence ATGAATATCACCGTAACATTAACTGATAGTACGACGAAGTTTGTGATTAACAATCTATACCCACTATACTTACACGATCTATCAGAGATATGGGGGAGCCTCCCTAATCAATACGGAGTATATGAGGATAATGAAACGCAGACACTGAATGAACAGAATAAAGTCTTCGACATATGGTGGGAGAAACCGGGTATTCTGTATCCTTATTTAATAAAAGAGAATGAAATTCCTGTGGGCTTTGCATTAGTGGCCACACCACCTTATGCACCACCGAATTGTGAATTCTATTTGAATGAATTTTTTATCCTGCGACCTTTCCGAGGTAAGGGAATCGCTGAATTTGCGGCTAAGGAGGTTTTTAATATTCATATGGGAAAATGGGAGTTACAGACCAACCCCACGGCTACCAATATGAGAGCTCAGCACTTTTGGAGAAAAACACTAAAAGAATATACTAGTGATAGCTTTCAAGAAGAATGTAGGAAGTCATTTGATGATGAATTAAAGATGATTTTTAATTTTAATAATGGATTAGGATAA
- a CDS encoding phosphotransferase yields the protein MPNWQVKFDEEMLQQAAEQIQVDWTTIKYIGGFENVVYSFLKDDHEFILRVTHHSHQEQEMVISELDFMDHLAKHGVKLARPIPFQDGSLVQTLAKDEERFMICVMEKAPGGHVNASDPYWGPELFEQWGEVTGRMHAATLQYERPETVLARPHQAKLEFDFANFGTVEQQLFEKLLQINDRINQLQRNRESYGLCHRDLHSGNFFVHEGQITVFDFDDCGYDYRVHDIAIAVYYSTIFGDRRKPEVEQNRTSSLAAAMLRSFMKGYNREYALDNKWLEELPLFIEKRRLELVLLLFHEFSESQREENRIWLARNIHDALNDKACLEL from the coding sequence ATGCCTAACTGGCAGGTGAAATTCGATGAAGAAATGCTTCAGCAAGCTGCAGAACAGATTCAAGTCGATTGGACAACGATAAAGTATATTGGTGGTTTTGAAAATGTTGTCTATAGCTTTCTAAAAGATGATCATGAATTTATTTTACGTGTAACTCATCATTCTCATCAGGAGCAGGAGATGGTTATTTCTGAACTTGACTTTATGGACCATCTTGCAAAGCATGGAGTGAAACTGGCTCGCCCCATTCCCTTTCAGGATGGCAGTTTGGTACAAACGCTAGCCAAAGATGAGGAAAGATTTATGATCTGTGTAATGGAGAAAGCACCTGGTGGTCATGTTAATGCTTCCGATCCCTATTGGGGACCGGAGCTTTTTGAGCAATGGGGTGAGGTAACAGGAAGAATGCATGCTGCAACTCTGCAATACGAGCGTCCGGAGACTGTTCTGGCAAGACCACATCAGGCTAAGCTAGAGTTTGACTTTGCTAACTTTGGCACTGTTGAACAGCAGCTTTTTGAAAAGTTGCTTCAGATAAATGATCGGATTAACCAGTTGCAACGGAATCGTGAAAGCTATGGGCTATGTCACCGTGATTTGCATTCGGGTAATTTTTTCGTACATGAGGGGCAGATCACCGTGTTTGACTTTGATGATTGCGGATACGACTATAGGGTGCATGATATTGCAATTGCCGTTTATTACTCGACCATCTTTGGGGATCGGCGAAAACCGGAGGTAGAGCAGAATAGAACTTCTAGTCTTGCGGCAGCCATGCTGAGGTCCTTTATGAAGGGGTATAATCGAGAGTATGCACTCGACAATAAGTGGCTAGAAGAGCTCCCACTCTTTATCGAGAAGCGTCGACTTGAATTAGTGCTTTTGTTATTTCATGAGTTTTCGGAGTCACAGCGTGAGGAGAATAGAATTTGGCTTGCCCGCAATATTCACGATGCTCTAAATGACAAAGCTTGTTTAGAGCTTTAA
- a CDS encoding TetR/AcrR family transcriptional regulator yields the protein MAEKTYLDLRIRRTRKAIRNAFINLLAEKELIKISINAITQKAEINRATFYLHYKDINDLISRFKENTLG from the coding sequence ATGGCAGAAAAAACATACTTAGATTTACGCATAAGAAGGACAAGAAAAGCGATTCGAAATGCTTTTATAAATTTATTAGCAGAGAAAGAATTGATTAAGATCTCGATCAATGCCATTACGCAAAAGGCTGAAATCAATCGAGCTACATTTTATTTGCATTATAAAGATATTAATGATTTGATTAGCAGATTTAAAGAAAATACTCTCGGATAA
- a CDS encoding GNAT family N-acetyltransferase, with protein MEIKLVPVTFEDKEVLSNLYQLYYYDFSLFTDQDVNQHGEFEVNINYFWEGDHRWNPYLIVGSGNIVGFVVVLMENLDTDSNPTHVIYDFMILQKYRRNGIGTAAATKALDLFKVKWKLAQMENNIPAIAFWRKLLKEYTKDNYTERYMSDHHKYIQEFDRTERTK; from the coding sequence ATGGAAATTAAACTTGTTCCAGTAACGTTTGAAGATAAAGAGGTATTGTCTAATCTATATCAACTTTACTATTATGATTTCAGTTTATTTACGGATCAAGACGTGAACCAGCATGGGGAATTCGAGGTAAATATTAATTATTTTTGGGAAGGAGATCATCGATGGAATCCTTATCTGATTGTAGGTTCAGGTAACATTGTTGGATTCGTGGTTGTTCTTATGGAGAACTTAGATACAGACTCAAATCCAACTCATGTGATCTATGACTTTATGATTTTGCAGAAATATAGAAGAAATGGAATAGGGACTGCTGCCGCTACAAAAGCACTTGATCTATTTAAAGTCAAATGGAAACTAGCTCAAATGGAGAATAATATACCTGCTATAGCCTTTTGGCGAAAATTACTTAAGGAGTATACAAAAGATAACTACACAGAACGTTATATGAGTGATCACCATAAATATATTCAAGAATTCGATAGAACGGAGAGAACGAAATGA
- a CDS encoding MoxR family ATPase codes for MNLATPVTPIQLMQVLLNVSVIRPVFIWGAPGIGKSSLVEAFADQVGLPCVSLLGSQLAPEDIIGVPQIVNGKSQFCPPKMIARDEPYCLFLDELNACSQEVQKAFYSLIHERRIGDYHLPVGSIVIGAGNRAQDSAIVKPMSSALINRMFHIQLNVSFQNWISWAYENSIHPMVIEYLELRPDHLWSAPPKTEEPFSTPRSWHMLSDALHEFGEDINVDTVGILANGSLTPSHATQFKAFYKNLTGKYELNQIIEGKSSFPTAPEDRDLLYFLAQSLRAQIIKELPPIKDNVRDGHRQFAHTVKKLIKDLSVISFEIAQLVVAKQEQSNNIPDWLMVEIVRDLPRLAIKDRG; via the coding sequence TTGAACTTAGCAACTCCTGTAACACCTATTCAACTTATGCAAGTACTTCTAAACGTTTCTGTGATTCGCCCTGTTTTTATCTGGGGGGCGCCTGGTATTGGGAAGTCTTCACTTGTAGAAGCTTTTGCTGATCAGGTGGGTCTTCCATGTGTTTCTCTTTTGGGTTCTCAGCTAGCGCCGGAAGACATCATTGGAGTACCACAAATCGTTAATGGAAAGAGCCAATTTTGTCCTCCGAAAATGATTGCTCGGGATGAACCTTATTGCTTGTTCCTGGATGAGCTTAATGCCTGTTCTCAAGAGGTACAAAAAGCATTTTATAGTCTAATCCACGAACGTCGTATCGGCGATTATCACCTACCTGTGGGCTCCATAGTAATTGGAGCGGGAAATCGTGCACAAGATAGTGCAATTGTTAAACCTATGTCATCGGCGCTTATCAATCGGATGTTCCATATACAGCTAAATGTTTCTTTTCAGAATTGGATTTCTTGGGCATATGAGAATAGCATTCATCCTATGGTTATTGAATATTTGGAGCTGCGGCCGGATCATTTGTGGAGTGCACCTCCAAAGACGGAAGAGCCTTTCTCAACTCCACGTTCTTGGCATATGCTTAGTGACGCACTACATGAGTTTGGTGAGGATATAAACGTAGACACCGTAGGTATTTTAGCGAATGGTTCGCTGACACCTTCTCATGCTACTCAATTCAAGGCTTTTTATAAAAATCTAACTGGGAAATATGAACTCAATCAAATTATTGAAGGTAAATCCTCATTTCCAACGGCTCCAGAAGATCGGGATCTCCTTTATTTCCTAGCGCAATCCTTAAGGGCACAGATTATTAAAGAACTTCCTCCAATTAAAGATAACGTTCGAGATGGACATCGCCAATTTGCACACACAGTTAAGAAGCTGATTAAAGACCTATCAGTCATTAGCTTTGAAATTGCACAGTTAGTAGTTGCTAAGCAGGAGCAAAGTAATAACATTCCGGACTGGTTAATGGTTGAAATTGTTCGTGATTTACCACGTCTTGCTATAAAAGATAGGGGGTAA
- the sleB gene encoding spore cortex-lytic enzyme, which produces MATMIGSASAAPVLTVGSSSGDVWDLQYRLKTLDFYTQPLDGVYGSQTKAAVAKFQKTYGLSADGVTGTKTWNLLKKYTLNINEMDFLAKVIYSESRGEPYKGQVAVGAVVMNRIQSNQFPDNIKDVVFQKGAFTAVSDGQYWLTPNRTAYLAALDAIRGWDPTNNSIYYFNPDTATSAWIWSRPQNLKIGKHIFAS; this is translated from the coding sequence ATGGCTACAATGATCGGTTCTGCTAGTGCTGCTCCGGTATTAACCGTAGGAAGTTCTTCTGGAGATGTATGGGATCTTCAATATCGATTGAAAACACTGGATTTCTATACTCAGCCTTTAGATGGTGTATATGGATCACAAACGAAAGCAGCCGTTGCTAAATTTCAAAAGACCTATGGATTGAGTGCTGATGGAGTTACTGGCACGAAAACTTGGAATCTACTAAAAAAATACACGCTTAATATTAATGAAATGGATTTTTTGGCTAAAGTAATCTACAGTGAGTCTCGCGGTGAGCCTTATAAAGGCCAAGTCGCAGTTGGCGCTGTAGTTATGAATCGCATACAATCTAATCAATTTCCAGACAATATTAAAGATGTTGTATTTCAAAAAGGCGCATTCACAGCCGTATCTGACGGCCAGTACTGGCTTACTCCAAACCGGACTGCCTATTTAGCAGCTCTTGATGCTATCCGAGGTTGGGACCCAACAAACAATTCAATCTATTATTTCAATCCAGATACAGCTACTAGTGCTTGGATCTGGTCACGTCCTCAGAACTTAAAAATTGGTAAGCATATATTTGCGAGTTAA